Proteins encoded together in one Asterias rubens chromosome 4, eAstRub1.3, whole genome shotgun sequence window:
- the LOC117289432 gene encoding adenosylhomocysteinase B-like yields the protein MAKNGGKLPYKVADISLAEFGRKELELAEYEMPGLMQMRKKYGPTKPLKGARIAGCLHMTIQTAVLIETLTELGAEVQWSSCNIFSTQDHAAAAIAVTGVPVYAWKGETDEEYIWCVDQTIFFADGKPLNMILDDGGDLTNLVHEKYPELLAGVKGLSEETTTGVHNLYKMMKENKLKVPAINVNDSVTKSKFDNLYGCRESLVDGIKRATDIMLAGKCCVVAGYGDVGKGSAQSLRAFGARVLITEIDPIIALQAAMEGYEVTTMEDACTRASIFVTATGCANIITEEHFPKMRENAIICNIGHFDCELDLQWLELNAKKVNIKPQVDRFTLPNGRHLIVLAEGRLVNLGCAMGHPSFVMSNSFTNQVLAQIELWTKTADYPLGVYVLPKKLDEEVARLHLEHVDVKLTTLKPKQAEYLSMPVDGPYKPDHYRY from the exons ATGGCAAAGAACGGCGGAAAACTCCCATACAAAGTTG CTGACATCTCCTTGGCGGAGTTCGGCCGCAAGGAGCTCGAGCTTGCCGAGTATGAGATGCCAGGACTTATGCAGATGCGCAAGAAGTACGGTCCCACCAAGCCCCTGAAGGGAGCACGCATCGCTGGCTGCCTCCACATGACCATCCAGACCGCCGTGCTCATCGAGACACTCACAGAGCTCGGAGCAGAG GTCCAGTGGTCCAGCTGCAACATCTTCTCCACCCAAGACCATGCGGCAGCCGCCATTGCCGTAACGGGTGTGCCCGTGTACGCCTGGAAGGGCGAGACCGATGAGGAGTACATCTGGTGCGTTGACCAGACCATCTTCTTCGCCGACGGGAAGCCACTGAACATGATCCTTGATGACGGTGGTGACTTGACCAATCTGGTTCACGAGAAGTACCCAGAACTCCTGGCAG GAGTGAAAGGTCTGTCTGAGGAGACCACAACTGGTGTGCACAACCTGTACAAGATGATGAAGGAAAATAAACTCAAAGTCCCCGCCATCAACGTCAACGATTCAGTCACCAAG AGCAAGTTCGACAACCTGTACGGCTGCCGTGAGTCACTGGTCGATGGTATCAAGAGGGCGACTGACATCATGCTCGCTGGGAAATGTTGCGTCGTTGCCGGCTACGGTGACGTAGGAAAAGGCAGCGCCCAGTCGTTGAGGGCCTTCGGAGCCAGAGTTCTTATCACAGAGATTGATCCCATCATTGCACTCCAAGCTGCCATGGAAG GTTACGAGGTTACCACAATGGAAGATGCCTGCACGAGGGCCAGCATCTTCGTCACGGCAACAGGATGCGCCAACATCATCACCGAGGAGCACTTCCCCAAGATGAGGGAGAATGCCATCATCTGCAACATCGGTCACTTTGACTGTGAGCTGGACCTGCAGTGGCTGGAATTAAATGCCAAGAAGGTCAACATCAAGCCACAG GTTGATCGCTTCACTCTGCCCAACGGCCGCCATTTGATCGTCCTCGCTGAGGGTCGTCTGGTCAACCTTGGCTGTGCCATGGGACATCCCAGCTTTGTCATGTCTAACTCTTTCACCAATCAAGTCCTCGCCCAGATCGAGCTGTGGACTAAGACCGCCGACTACCCCCTTGGCGTCTACGTGCTGCCCAAGAAG CTGGATGAGGAGGTTGCCCGTCTTCACTTGGAACATGTTGATGTCAAGCTGACCACGCTCAAACCCAAACAGGCTGAGTACCTCAGCATGCCGGTTGATGGACCCTACAAGCCCGATCACTACCGTTACTAA
- the LOC117288942 gene encoding lathosterol oxidase-like codes for MDLAVNFLDRHLFTKYSIYPNDWSEDYWLRQCITVYLFLYVGAMLSYFTLCTVNFVFIFDHKLMEHSLFLKNQIPREIKQSVTGGCVHVFYALFIVVPEVRGCGKLYTLEEVQAEGFEGMLLIIRDVIGLILFSDCLIYWIHRLLHHRFIYRHVHKQHHVWKIPTPFASYAFHPLDGFLQSLPYHVYPFIFPLNKHAYLVLFFLVNVWTISIHDGDYRVPAILRPFINGSAHHTDHHLFYNYNYGQYFTLWDRIGCSYRTPSVLEEEAGKIPSKVKQIKKHTN; via the exons atggaTCTGGCTGTGAACTTTTTGGATCGACACCTCTTCACTAAGTACAGTATTTATCCAAACGACTGGAGCGAAGACTACTGGCTACGCCAGTGTATCACGGTGTATCTCTTCTTGTACGTCGGTGCCATGTTGAGTTATTTTACTCTATGCACCGTCAATTTTGTCTTCATTTTTGATCACAAATTGATGGAGCACTCGCTGTTTCTGAAG AACCAAATCCCCCGCGAGATCAAGCAATCTGTTACAGGGGGTTGTGTACACGTGTTCTATGCATTATTCATTGTCGTCCCCGAGGTACGAGGTTGTGGAAAGTTGTACACGCTTGAGGAAGTTCAAGCCGAAGGATTtgaag GAATGTTGTTGATCATACGTGACGTCATCGGATTGATACTATTCAGCGACTGTTTGATCTACTGGATTCATCGCTTGTTACACCATCGTTTCATCTACCGCCACGTCCACAAGCAGCACCATGTTTGGAAGATACCCACGCCCTTCGCGAGTTATGCCTTTCACCCATTGGACGGTTTCCTGCAGAGCTTACCCTATCACGTGTACCCATTCATCTTCCCGCTCAACAAGCACGCCTACCTGGTGCTGTTCTTCCTGGTGAACGTGTGGACCATCAGTATCCACGACGGTGACTACCGGGTACCTGCCATTCTCAGACCGTTCATCAATGGCTCGGCACACCACACCGATCACCATCTGTTTTACAATTACAACTACGGCCAGTACTTCACGTTGTGGGATCGTATCGGTTGCTCATACAGGACACCATCCGTTTTGGAGGAAGAGGCGGGAAAGATACCGAGCAaggttaaacaaattaaaaaacacacaaactga